GACGATAGGCTTATTCTTGAAGTTCCACTCCTCCTTGATGAACTTGATGCCCACCACAGGTGAAAAGTACTGCACTGTATACCAAGGCATCTTAGACCGCAGCACCTCAAACTTCTTTCTCAGTTCATCGGTCCAGTGCTCCACAATTGGAATCCATACAATTTTATGCTGATCCTTCTTAGTTATTCCATCATAAACTGGCTTTAGGATCGAGATCTCTTCGATGGTGATGTTCAGGCTCGAAATGAAGAACAGAACATCCTTTTTCTTCAGCACGTCGATGCTAACCTGTTTTTGTGCAACACAATTACTTACTCAAAATAGTTCGTAATGTGCGCAGTGCAGTTTTACTTAGACCAGGTATCggaatatatatcaaaatatatcaagGAGAGAAGATCGGAAATATCCAGATATAATTGCAGTTCTTAATGTTAACCTGTTATTAGGGATGATATTGGCCATTTAAAATTTGGGCTACTCCGAGTTTTCATTGTTCTTGGCTAAGTATTATATATCCCTCTCGGTATTCCAGTCTAATAATATAAGTGTGGTTAAATCTTGCCAAATATATCGTTTTAACCTATTAAGAATTCTATTTGGTGGAAATTCGAGATTTGTTTTGAAGAGCTAACCAATTTGTTGGTAGAACCATCAATAAGCGAGGGCTCTGCATCTTTGTGGAAAATGAGCGCCTTGAAAACCTCCATCACTTCGCTaggtgtttgaaatattttcttgagtttcCTATAAGCCTCAATTACTTCTGCAACGAACAAGAATCTTTGGTCAGCATTGTCGCGCAATTGAAGTAGCATGCTTGCTTCTGAATGAAATCAACAGTCATAATTGCTAACCTATTTGTTCGTAGGCAAGTTTTATCGTCCTCCTTAGGACATTGAGGATGACGTTGATTTTCTGAGCGAAGGGCGATAGTTCCTGTGTCTTGCCTCTGAAATTAGGCAACAATGGTACTCATTTGCCTTAAAATCAACAGATCAGGAAGCGTAACATGATATGCAAGGTGAAGGAATGAAACTTACTCATCCCCTGTGATGCAACACATCTGCGTGGTGCAAGCTACAACTGTAATGATAGCCCAGTAGACATCCACAGGGATGCGGTCCATGGCACCTGCCAATGCCGGTACGTCCTTTGTATCATAGACTGTTAGCTTCTCCAGCTCAAAAATGGACTCGATGACTTCCAATGTTGCCTTGATCAGATTGTTCATCTCAACTATGGCTTTTCCATATTTTTGAAGGCCCGGCCGCTTTATGACAACAGGTACTCTTTTCAGGATCCCCACTGATTTGGCGAGTTGGTCCGATGAGTGAAGATCGGCAAGCATCCAGAAATCCCCATAGTCCAAAGCAAAGGCCGCCAGTGTCAGCACTGCCTTGGCGTCCCATGAATAGTGTGCGAGTTTGTTAAGTATTGACAGTGTTGTTTTGTGGGCAATTTCCTCACCCGGCGCCTTGCATGACATCTACATTAATTACAGATTCGTTAAGTGTGTAAAATGCTTAtgcatttatataataaaatcatcaCATTCATCGATCGTAGTCCTATGTCATGCCACGAGCTACTGGAAAAAGTGGCCGTTCCCTATAATCACCTCGCAGGAAAGAGCCTTCAGTGTGCACGACGGTGGATTGAAACTGGCTTTGGGCACCTTTTCGTCCAGGTGCTCCTGTTGTGTCTTGGTACCCTGTAGTATATCACGAGGAATATGAGCAAAGTGTATggataacaaagaaaaaaaacaaaaccaaagaaACCGCATTGTCTCCTGCCTCaatttaaactaaatttaacTTCATCTCATCTACATTTTCTCGGTTGTAAAAGAACGTGTACGGAAGAAACTGTCTATATGTATATGTACCAGAACAACATTGTCAACGAGATGGGTAGCACGCTGAAGAATGTTCTCGGTGACAGCGAAAAGAGAGTCGACATCAAACTTCTCGTCACCGTGAACATGGGTTGCATAGATTATATTCATGATCTGGTCGTCGGACATGGTTAGCACGCTGTGCTCAGCCTTAGCGGGTGGCTGAGAGCCAGAGAGGAGCATCTTGAGGGTGGCCATGGTGTTTGGTACTGTAAAGTGCGAGACGTTAGAACTTAATTAGAAGCTCTTGGGTTTGGGAAAGTGCAAAGCAGTTTTGCTTGTGTTGTGCAATAGCGAGACGGCCTTATTTATAGCCGTCGGGGAACGGTCTGCTTTGCTAATTCCTTCCCAGATGGGGTCcttctaataataattatttaggGGGCAGAATTCACGTGGATTAATCGTAGCGATTTGGAACCGGCCAATTTatgatattgaaaaaaatttcggaaaaagtttaaaaaaattagtttttgtttttaatactaaatatcactcttttttaaaacgaatATACAGTAATTATACAGCttataactatatttaacattatctAAAAAACTatacaaagaaaattataaaaccataaaatcaaATGGCATAtatttagaataaataaaaccctagattaaaaaattaaaaaaaaactaaactaaaataaaaatactaatagtGGATGATTCCCTTCaccaattttttatatttttatgtttcttaatttttttttcgtgttcacgtatatatatttttaaaaatattctggctttaataaatagtcttttctttgcattttgatttttgttgttttatttttattaaaatattattttaatgattttggccttttttaattatatttatcaatttcttattttttatattttctttgattttaaaatcttcatgCCAAGAGCATTTATAATTCTCCAACAAAAAATCTGAATTTAAGACCCCACACTCTTGGcataaacaaaaaaaccaaaaaaaaagaaaccttcATGCCACACATACCAACCTACTTTCGTTCGTTTGCTGAAATCAGGTGACACCTAATGCTGTTACACGTTGCTTTGAAACAAACAAAGTAAATAATTGTCACgtcattaatatataataaaattaattttttaaaaaataatgtcttaaatatataaattttatataattttttataaaaatgtgaacaccacatttaaaatatgaatttttaatttttaatttttttacgataaaattcacttttttacaaagatatTTACTGTTCATAAATCTCATACAttacatattataaatttttatatttttatatttcttttgttttgttcttctttaaataattaaattcttctatttattatttatataccatatatttaataaaaaaataataataataataaaaaggacaatatatgatatatgaaaCTTATgtattgaatttttcttttacaaaatacCTAATCAGAATTTAtgcatttgaaattttttcatttctcttcccaaaaaggaaaattagaaatgaaaCTGGGCTGTAGTagtctttattttttcagcaCGTGGTCGttctttattcatatataacGTTATATAGGACAAAAGCCTGGAGGGGTCCCCAGAAGTTAAAACCATCTAGATAGgattttttgtttccttcagCAATATAAATGGGTTTGTATTATAGCATTCTCATCGGTTGatcaaatttatctctaaaatttagttaatatcatattttttttatatttttttattttatttaaatttaatctccatattaaattaactatttactctttatataataataaaatattattaatttaataattttttatttaatttatttgtatcatattttataattctaccaatttaatattaatactaattatatactaattaaattaaattaatatttataacatttattaaatattaaattaacattaaatattaatattaataataattatattctaattaaactaatattaatatttatcacatttattaaatattaatattaacaataattatattataattaacttatcattgtaattaacttaataattaatattctaatgaatattaactaattaatttatttttatcacattttatatttaataataataaatcgaatcaaatttcttaattataaaaaggacctacatattttgtgagaatagtgagaattgaatattttaatgtttggctAACCTACTGTTCATTTACAAATTTAGAGAATCACTATAGTTGAAGTCTAAAATCTTATAGCAATGCCTAATCCAATGTGATGGTTTTTTGACACATATTGGCTAAAATTTAGCTATCATTGGACTTTGGTCAAACCAATAAGGATGCTATTATACCTATATAGAAACCGACGCCAATGGCCGCCACCGACGCGAATCGACTAGCAGCATCAATAATTGGCTGACATGCGGTGGCAATTTCAAGAAACTGACATTCAGCAGTTCGGTCCCAATTTGAAGCTAAACCGGACCGCTGAACCGACCgatataataaaacttttttttttaatatacctTTATCGAAACGACATCGTTCTACTTAAATTTAAGTGGAATagtgtcattttatttaataagtattATAACAGATAATTGAAACAATGTCATTTGACATTAAACCAAATGACATCGTCTTATTAAGaacgtaagaaaaaaaataagtctaaaacgacgccgttccacttaaacttaagtggaataACGTCATTTCGAgaagcatcttcttcttcctagcCTCGTCTTCCTGAATCCAGTTTactctgcaactctctctctctctcctctctgtaactctctgtctctctctcaatctcttttaTTATTCTCTCAGTAGATAATCGCCGCTAGGGAAACCGATGTCGACCGAGAACCGCCTCGATCggtttcctcctccccatcgGTGGCTCCCTATTTTTTCAGACGTCGTTTGGCATCGGCTTTGCCCGAAAACTACGCCGACGACGTCGATTTTGTCCAAAAATCACGCCGACGACATCAGTTTTGCCCAAAAACCACGCTGACGAGGACGGTTTTCATCCCTAGCTTGTATGTGTGAATATGAGGATACAAGTactcctgccatatctgaaaCACGTACATAAGACCCATATAGAGCTCAACTAAGGTTATGGATGAAGAAAAAAGTTAGGCACTGATTAGGtctggcaatttttttttatttaacgattaagtaaatattttttactaatgttgtgaatttttaaaaaaaaatattaaaaaaataaaaaaaaaataaaaaacttttttgCCCTTATCGAGACCCGTCTCGTGTAGGTGTAGCACTGTTCTatggatgaatgaatgatgaaatcccgccaagaaaaaaaagaaatgatgaaaTCCCCTTTGGTCCCGTTTAGAtaatgaaagtattttatctcattttatttcatcattacaactttctcaaattttcgcacaaaatataataaaaaattcaactttctcaaatcataaaataataataacattaaaaaaataatattttaacaatattttattcaactttcatataaaaccatctcatatattctcactatccaaaccaaacctTAGTCCTTAGATATGAGGTGGGCAATGTTGTTGTTTTCAAAGTTAGTTTATTGATGCTTGACAAAACGCCACTGAGAGTGTTGATATTGTGCTAAGTGtaagaagaattttattattcatcatctttatacaccatacactataatttttttttttaattttatccctcttaaactaattgaatttttgtacttatcatctatatactacacatttgctaagagaaaaaaaatatatagtgtgTGATATGGAAGATGATGGAAAgaatttttttcacctagaatATGTGAACAGATATCATTGGGAAATGTCCAAGTTTACCGTGGACAAACTTTTGAAACATGATTTAAAGAGATTCAGGGAGCTAGCTCGGAAAAAATCATGCCATGTTGTTAAtattgagagggagagagagaaagagagagagatatatatatatgttggagtATAGCACTAATCACTTTCTATTAtctgttatttatgttattttcagTACTTAGTATGAATACAATCTAAAGCTACTTGTAACAATATCAATTCATTGAATACAACTCAGTACaaatttcatttccttctctgTTCTCAAGTTCCCTTTATGCTTTAATCAAGttcttaacatggtatcagattcGAAAATTTTTCagcaaaatttttcttttctagaacTTGCTTTATCTcttttcaatcctttctttctGCATTACAATATCTTTCTTAAGATCTTGTAGTGATTCCTTACATAGTTCTACAGAATATTGTGTTTTCTTGCTTCATTCTTGAAATGGCTTCTATCAGTTCTACCATAAACAAACTCCATCAAATGATTCTTCCAGCCCCAATTACCTTTATCCGAGTGGTAACCCTGGTGCTCTCTTAGTCTCAAAGATTTTTAATGGAGACAATTACGTAGCTTGGAGCCGATTGATCATTATAACTTTGACTGTCAAGAATAAAGTGGCATTTGTCGATGGCTCAATCAACCCTTCTGGTGTTGCTCACGTAGCTTGGCTACACGCAAACAATTTGGTACTTTCTTAGCTAATAAATTCCATTTCtaaagaaattagaaatggTCTGTTGTATGTTGCTTCAGCTCTTGATCTTtggaatgagttgaaaattCGATACTTAAGATGTGATAGACTAatggctcgtttgttttcgaagatgagatgagatgagatgagattaaagttaaaaagttgaataaaatattgttagaatatatgttttaatattatttttgttttggaatttgaaaaagttaaattgtttattttattttatattggaagttgggaaagttgtaatgattaggtgaaatgagatgagatgagatgagatgttttctgaaaacaaacgaggcctaagagtTTCATCTTGAGAAATCTTTTGGCCACATAAATCAAGGTTCTTCTTCTATCATTGAATATTTCAATGCCTTCAAAACACTCTGAGATGAATATGTTAGCTATCGTCCATTTCCAACTTGTACTTGTGGAAAAATGTCCAGTTGCACTTGTGATCTTTTCACTTCATTGCTACAAAGACAGCAATCTAATTATgttctgaatttttttgttgGCTTGAATGACTCATAAGCATTTGTTAGCAGTCAATTGCTTCTTGTTGTTCCATTACCCATTACGACCAAAGTATTTTCTCTGTTGCTTCAAGAAGAGAGTCAAAGGCAACTCACTAACTCAGTTTCTCATGAAATTCATGCCTTAATGGTCAAGCAGTCGAATCCAGCAACTAATCACTAtagattttcaaaagaaaaatctaagcAGTCTTCTCTTCATTGTACACTTTATGGATACAATGGATACATTATTGACAAGTGTTTTTAGCTTCATGGGTATTCTCCTAGGTGGACTGgaccaaaaggaaaaaggaattACTCTGCTGCACATGCTACCATTTCAACTGATGAGGTCCACAATCGAAATAGTAATGAGCAACAAATGTTTTCTTTAACTGATgaagaatttaataaactctTAGCACTTGCCAATTCCTCTTTGTCTTCTCCAAATACTTAGAGTGTTCCACCAGCCTGTAATATTGTTACTTCTTCTCAGTTTTCCAGTAAAGTCTCTTGCAATTTTGCCTCATTTAttccaaaatttaattattcttGGATTCTCGACACTGGtacaacagatcatatgatatGTTCACTACTTTTGTATTGTTCTCCTCCCAAACATATCAATGCTTCTATAAATCTACCTAATGGTCATATTGTACCAGCCACACACATTGGcaccatttttctttctaaccaatttttcttatcaaatatccTACATGTACCTTCATTCTCTTTTAATCTTCTATATGTTTCTAAGCTAACCAAAGATTCTAACATTTGCTTATCTTTCTTTGATTCTTATTGCCTTTTACAGGACCAATCATTGAAGAAGATGATTGGGATTGCAATAAAGAAACAAGGGCTCTATCATTTGTCACAAGCTTTTTCCCAAGTTTCTTCCTACACTACTTTTAAGTCTAACTCGGTCCCTTTTGTTTCAACTGTTTTACAAAAACCACTAGATATTTAGCATTGTAGATTAGGCCATGTATCTTCTTCTAGACTATCTTCTCTTAAATAGTTAGATCCTTCTATTTCTATTGATTGTCAAAATGCCTGTGACATATGTCCTCTGGCAAAGCAAAGAAAACTGTCTTTTTTGTATCTCATAGCAGCTCTGATAAGATTTTTGATTTGATTCATTGTGATATCCGGGGTCCATTTGCAACTATTTCTTACTCgggttataattttttcttaacagTTGTTGATGATTGTACATGTTGTACTTGAGTTTATATGCTTAAAGCTAAATTTGAAGAATCACCTATACTCAAAAACTTTTgcaaaatgataaatacacaatttAACACATCTATAAAAATTGTAAGATCAAATAATGGAccataattttttcttactgATTTCTATCATGAAAATGGAATTTTACATCAAAAGAATTGTGTAGAAACTCCACAGCAAGTTGGAGTAGTTGAAAGGAAGTATCAACATTTACTTAGTACAACTAGAGCCTTAATGTTTCATACCAATATTCCTTTGTCTTTTTGGAGTGACTGTTTAGTAGCTGCAGcacatataataaatagaatctCCACTCCacttctttaaaataaaacaccTTATGAAATgcttttcaacaaaataaccaATTTTTCTCACCTCAAGGTTTTTGGCTATCTTTGTTTTGCCTCTACACTTCAACATCACAGACAAATATTTAATCCAAGAGCTACACAGTGTATTTTTCTTGTTACCCTTCTGATGTTAAAGGTTACAAAGTGATGGACCTTAGCACCAATGAAATGTTCATTTCTAAGAATGTtgtatttcatgaaaatatctTTCCATTCACAGTTGTTCCAATTAATtctcataatcattattttctATTTCCTCCATCAGAAACTTCATATAGTATTTATTCTACTCCTATTAACTACTATTTCCAACCAAAGTGCatcatccatttttcttgttaatgAACATGTTCCAAACACTAATCAGTACTTGCCTCTGCCTCAAATTAATCCTACCAATAGTCCATATATCAGAAAATCTTCTCGAGTTAGACAAACACCTACTTTTCTGTAGGATTACTATTGTAGCAATGTTTCTTCAAATgcacctccctccatttcttCTATTGATTGTTCTACCAAAGGTAATTTCTATCCCATTTCTTCTTCCCTATCTACTAGTAGATAATGAGCATCCCATAAAGCTTTTCTTGCCTCTATCTTAAATTGTCTAGAACCCAAAATCTGTAAATAGGCTACTAAATTTCCAGAATTACAAAAAGTCGAGAAAAATGAACTTGATGCTTTAGAGTTGAATAAATCCTGGAGCTTGCTACTCTTTCTAAAACTAAATAGACcattggttgtaaatgagtGTTTCGAGTTAAATATAAAGTAGATGAAACCATAGAAAAACACAAAGTTAGATTAGTGGCAAAAAGCTATACTCAGTAAGAAGAATTAGATTTTTTTGACACATTTTCTCTTGTAGTCAAGATAACTTCTATTTGACTATTGCTTGTTGTTGCTACAATTAAAAAATGACACATTCACTAACTAGATGTAAACAATGTCTTTTTACCTAGTGAATTGCATAAGGAGGTCTATATGGAGTTGTCCCTGGCCTGACTAATCAAGATAACGAAGTTTGCAGACTTTTAAAAAGCCTTTATGGCCTCAAGCAGGCTTCTAAACAATGGTTTGAAAGACTATCTACTGCCCTTCTCAGCTATGGCTTTACTCAAGGCAATTATGATTGTTCCTTATTCATCAAGAAATCTGCAACATCTTTCATGGCACTGCTAGTATATGTAGATGATGTACTTCTAGCTAGTGATAATTTGCAAGAAATTCAGCTCTTGAAGGATTTTCTACATGACCAATTTACTATAAAAGATTGTGGGCCACTAAAATACTTTCTTGGTTTGGAAGTAGCAAAATTCAGAATAAGCATTTCTCTTTGCCAAAGAAAGTATACACTGGATATTCTTCTATACAAGGGTACCATTGGTTCAAAGGCTACTGCTTTTCTAATTGAGTCTAACATCAAGTTGACTGCTGAAGATCCTAACCTCTATGAAGACCCACCAACCAATagaagactcattggcaggTTATCGTACTAAATACTCATAAGACCAGACCTTGCTTAATTTGTTAAGGTCTTAAGTCAATTCCTTGACAAACCTATTGTTAGTCACTATCAAGCAGCAGTTAGAGTGTTAAGGTATTTGAAGGCGACACTAGGATAGAGCTTGTTCTTTTCAGCATCTTCAGAACTTCAACTTAAGGCATTTTCTGACAGTGACTGGGCATGGTGCATTAATATAAGAAGAAGTGTCATAAGATTTGCAATTTTCATGGGCAATTCATTAATCTCATGGAAATCCAAAAAGAAAGCAACCATCAGTAGATCTTCTGCTGAAGCAAAATATAGAGCTCCTGCAGCAACAACTTGTAAAGTTCAATGGCTAGTTTATGCCTCACATGATTTACAAATTAATCATCCCCAACCAACACTATTATACACTAACAGCAAGTCTGCCATGTCCATTACTACAAATCCAGTCCACATGAAAGAACTAAACATATCCAGATTGATTGACATCTTGTTCGAGAGAAGCTACAGCAGAATCTTATCAAATTGTTTTACATTCCTTCTCGGTTATAATTGGCAGATATACTTACCAAGCCACTTCGTTCTTTACCTTTTCATCACACTCATCACAAGATGAACATTCTTAACATTCATGTTCATCTTGAGGTGGGTGTTAGAGTATAGCATCACAGATTGAAAATATGGAATTAAAGTCCAAAGAGAAAAGAGTCAAACTAGAGAATAAGCATTAATCACTTTCTATTATCTATTATTTCTGTTATTTTCAATACTTCAGTATAAATACAATGTAGAGCTACTTGTATCGATATCAATTCATTCAATACAATTCAGTACaaatttcatttccttctctgTTCTCAAGTTTCATTTATGCATTTATCAAGTTCTTAACAAGATCTTCACCCAgctaatttataacttttaattatcggcattaatttctttatgtaaatgattttttatttgctcGTAGTTGTAAGAAACCTTTATTGTTGAATGTTGACAACATGCCTGCGTATTGCTTTGCTGGGATAAGCTTATACT
Above is a genomic segment from Juglans microcarpa x Juglans regia isolate MS1-56 chromosome 1D, Jm3101_v1.0, whole genome shotgun sequence containing:
- the LOC121234626 gene encoding protein SIEVE ELEMENT OCCLUSION B-like — encoded protein: MATLKMLLSGSQPPAKAEHSVLTMSDDQIMNIIYATHVHGDEKFDVDSLFAVTENILQRATHLVDNVVLGTKTQQEHLDEKVPKASFNPPSCTLKALSCEMSCKAPGEEIAHKTTLSILNKLAHYSWDAKAVLTLAAFALDYGDFWMLADLHSSDQLAKSVGILKRVPVVIKRPGLQKYGKAIVEMNNLIKATLEVIESIFELEKLTVYDTKDVPALAGAMDRIPVDVYWAIITVVACTTQMCCITGDEGKTQELSPFAQKINVILNVLRRTIKLAYEQIEVIEAYRKLKKIFQTPSEVMEVFKALIFHKDAEPSLIDGSTNKLVSIDVLKKKDVLFFISSLNITIEEISILKPVYDGITKKDQHKIVWIPIVEHWTDELRKKFEVLRSKMPWYTVQYFSPVVGIKFIKEEWNFKNKPIVVVINPRGKVEHPNALHIIKVWGMKAFPFTKEAEDVLATKEDVMEDIMFGVNPRSPVVIKDDKYIFFYGGKDNEWVQQFTKKATVLANDPAIKEARISIELVLVGKNEKGQDDVGILGRFWDKMESFFFSKTEKKTEPDAVTREIQKLLSYKNESGWVVLSKGSKVIFTGHGTTITKVVDEFEKWKGYVREIGFEIIFKQYHDKVIEVNRPCSRVDIPLGVGKIPEHMHCPHCPRVMETYISFKCCHVDGALNSLH